tgcgtcgcaacttcttagtctttcggtcaacgattgcttctggttcttcaatcaaccttttgttctcatcgattctcaactccgaaagtggaatcatgtcaggaacttctcccgtgaacttcctcaaataacacacatggaaagtgttatgaattccattcagttcttctggtagttcgagcttgtaagcttggttcccaatcctctgaagagctttaaacggtccaataaaccttggacttaattttccccttttaccaaatcttataagtcccttccacggcgagactttaagcaaaaccgaatctccaacttcaaaagtcatcggtcttcgcttgttgtcagcatagctcttttgacgatcctgagctgctaacattctttccctaattattttcaactttttagcagtttgatggactatctccggtcccataaactgcttttctcgagcctcaagccaacaagacggcgtacgacacttctgtccgtacaaagcttgataaggtgtcatctttatgctcgagtggaaactagtATTGTAgtaaaattctaccaaaggtaaatgttcatcccaattaccttggaattccagggtacatgctctcagcatatcttcaagtgtttgtattgtccgttcgctctgaccatcagtctgcggatggtaagttgtacttaaacacaacttggtacccaattcctcttatagactttcccaaaatcgtgaggtgaaacgactgtcacgatctgacacaatcgttaacgaaacaccgtgaagcctcacaatttccttcacgtaagaattcacaagcttttccatagaccatttctcattggctgctatgaaatgcgcactcttagtgaatcgatcaacgaccacccaaatcatgtcatgaccactttttgttctgggcagtttagtgacaaaatccatagcaatgtcttcccacttacccataggtacaggtaaaggttctaaactcccatatggtttctgatgttgtgtcttgactctcgcacaagtcacacactcggccacaaaCTTcacaatgtcgagcttcatcgtcagccaccagtaatagggtttcaggtccctatacatctttgtgctaccgggatgaatggagtacatggtcttatgagcttcttccatcagaagatctcgaACTCCTCCTGTcttatccaaatccgatcttggaacacctttagtccatgactgtttataccgaacaccaacgtcttgcccaaacgttcctcctttcggtcattcttctcagaagcttcctcttaaGCTTTCTAATGCTTTCAataatggtcgagacaacttctattctcaacgctcttggcctttttctttcaagattgactttccgactgagagcatcagcaacaatattagctttaccggggtgataaagtatctcacagtcgtagtccttacgtaactctagccagcgccgttgcctcatattcaaatctttctgactaaagagatattggagactcttatgatcagtgaaaagtttgcacttcgtgccatagaggtaatgcctccatattttcagagcgaaaactaccgctgccaattccaaatcatgagtcgggtagttcttttcatgctcttttagctGTCAAGATGCATAcacgatcaccttatctctttgggtcaaaacacaacccaatccaacaccagacgcatcgctataaacaacgaagtcttcaagcCCAtagggtagagaaagaatcggtgcctcgcatagcttcttctttagtttctcaaatgcttctttatgcttatcactccaagcataagtagctcctttgtgggtcaaagctgtcaatggactagcaatcgaagaaaagccttggataaaccttcggtaatatccggctaatcccaaaaagctccggatctccgtgggacttttcggttgttcccacttcatcacagcttcgatcttcgttggattaaccattatcccttcttggttgaccacgtgacccaagaattggacttctcgaatcctaaaatcacatttggagaacttagcatataactTCTCCTTCtccaagacttccaacacttctcgcaagtgtctgccatgctcctcttggctttttgaataaatcagaatgtcatctatgaacactatcacagatttatcaaggaacatattacaaaccctgttcattaaatccatgaatgttgttggagcattggttagtccaaacgacagaaccaaaaactcgtagtgttcatatcgtgttctgaatgcagtcttctctatatcctctcttacttttagctgatgatatcctgaccttaggtcgatctttgaaaaataactttaaccttgtagttgatcgaacaagtcatcaatcctcggcaacggatatctattctttatcattgccttgttcagctctctgtaatcgatgcacattctcatacttccatctttcttcttcacgaataacactggagctccccagggcaatgaactaggtctaatgaaacctttgtccaataactcctgaagttgcatcatcagctccttcatctccgtcggtgctaatcgataaggtgattTTGCTATAGGCAtcgttccgggcaacaagtcgatacggaattctacttgccgatcaggtggtaatccaggaagatcttcgggaaatacttccggataatcacatacgacatgaatattctgcatcaccttcttttccttcttagcatcgattacaaatgctaaatatgagtCGGAGTTCGCGCATGTTCAGTGCAGGATTTTCATTTCAGTGATATAAGATTTGGGGTATCTATATGCCAAGGGCATCAAATGCAGGGTTCAAGGGTAATGAATGGGTTTGGTTCAATGGTAGCTTAAGCCATTGTGATGTGTCTTGGGCTGGTTCTATCTGTGATAGAGCCACAACGTGATTGGAATCAGAAAGGGATGGGTTGTTGGAGACCGTGTCTTGCTAGTCAGAATTCTTTTTGGGAGGCGCATAGGGATGTTATGAGTGTGCTTCTTGGATCATCAATCGGGTAGGTGTCCGATGGTTTGGGCAATTGGCAGACAAGTTGGGACCATGGAGGTCCCGGTTGTTTTAAGAAAGGTAGCCATGTGGCAGCAAGGTGAGTTGGAGTGGTTTCAACATTTTGGGATTCGTGTGTGGATTCATTTGTTATTCGAGGAAAAAAATGCTAAGTTGCTTGCAGTGGATTAAATAACCTTAGAGCGGTTGATTTGACCCTGTCGcgtagctctcgtctgagtctaactaatgcagggatgaatcttctactcgaaaggttatctgagccttctgtcaagtataagtatTCTGCAGATGTTTATGGTCAGTGGCTTCATGTTTGTAGGTTTCATCAAGATAATCAGGGTTGGAAGTGTTATGTTTGGCCTGttattcgatgaggttttcgtTTGGTAATGTTTCAGCGTAGGCGGTCTGTCAGGAAGTCAGACCAATATGGACCTCAGGTCTCGGAAAAGTAGAAGTGGTTTTGCAGGGGCTAAAGGTTTGTTTTTCTTCTGAATGGGAGTTTTGGGTTGATTTTCGGTTGTCCTTGGAAGGTCGTATTATGCGTAGAATTTTCGGTTGCGTTCCCCAGGATGTTTGTTTTGGCATGAGTGTTAGTAAGGAGCGATTTTAAGGACGAAAtataatataagtgggggagagttgtaacatcgtGTGTTGAATTATTCCATTTTTAGGTTGGAGATCAAGGACCGAGTATTATCAGGCTTCGGATCCACGAGGAATTGGGTTTTGGATCAATTTGGAATTGGTTAATGTATTTTGGTTGCTTGGGTATTcagttttagtttttagtttaaaggGGTATTTCGGTAATACGTCAGCTCAGACTTTTATGGAAAGTATATTTTAGTTCGGGATATCTTATGGCGAGTATGAATTGATAATAGTGTTGAGCATCTCGATACCTTTCTATGGATATATGAATGGTCGAAATCGAGGTTATATCGAGTGAGTTATAGCCTTCGGAAGAATTAGGGTTCTGGGGGAaaaccctagtacgcggggcgtaccgagGAAAAGGAGTTACACGAGGCATAACCGGGAGGAATGTGGGGCGTGGAAGGTTGCATGGTCGTGGATGGTTTGTGAGTATGACGGGCGTACTAAggggtacgcggggtgtactccctTCAGAGTAAAACCTTAATTTCTAgtcttgtaccctatttaaacaaccttatgtcATTGGAACCTAACCTTAATTAGCCTCCATAGCCTCTTTTCAtcttaaaaccctagttttgcaaGGAAGTGTAAGATTTGAGCTTAAAAGTGTGTTTGGTGGTCTTTCTAAAGGAtgttcaagaagaagaaggtggtgttcAAGTTTGAATATAGAAGGAGCTTTTGGATCCAGCATCTAAGGCCTCTTGGAGagcttttgaaggtaaaaagcttgcatcttgcctatcctccttgctagttgagttagggttttctggagTCCATTTGTGAGTCCATAAATCATCTCTTGTGAGTTTGGGCAACTCCAGAGGTTAGGAAGGCTAGATCTGGGACTCTTTGACTTGTTTATTgtataaaaatgcaatcttgatgtCTTCTATggtttcatgcatgagttaagacctttggaaaggtcttaatgaggAAGGATGAGTTGTTGGGACTTCTCAtagcatgcaaaggcataaagttgccgaCTTTATGCCTTAGAATCATTTAATCCACCAAGGTCTGGAATTTGAGCATTGAGCCTGCatgcattaagcacttaatggactttGTGCATGAGCtgtttgtatgttgggcgtacgataTAGTACGCTGCGCATACATCCCTTTTGCccaatacgctaagcgtacagaagaagtacgttgggcatacgctcTCAGGAAGACTTGGGCCTTAGCGAACTTCAGACCTTTAGGACCTAATGATTTTGGGCTTGGACTTGCTGGTGTTTGGACCTGAAAGTAACTTTGGACCAATGATTACTATGGTTAGGCCtattgggccttgtggcccaATATATAAGTGGACTTCGCATTTGTGGGCCTCGGGTTGGGCCATTTCTTGGACTAAGTTGTTGTGGACCTTCATGGGCCCATTGAAAACATGtttatggactaaggaaattattgggcttaAGGATAAGGCTCATTGGAAAATCTTGGGTCTAATTTGGAAAACTGGGCCATAAGTGGACCATATTTGGGCTTTGATGATTGTGAGATATTTGACCATCGGAATGCCAAGtttttggactagaataaatgattgggccttaaggtaagaccatgtagaggtttgggctcaatttggaaaattgggccattggttgATTAATTGGCCTTTGGGCCTTTTAAATTATAGTTTGGGTCATAGTTATGAATTAGAACCTAATTGCTATTTGGGTGTCTTTTGGTATTGTTAGCTCGGGAAGTTGTCAGGGCAGcaactagggatttctttcaAAAAGCTTCtgtattcgaggtgagtctcctcactatatccatgggtcgaaggcaccaatttcggcccattatgtgttatgtagTATGCTAGTCGTttctatgatatgtggtatgatagttgtctctgtgatgcttgcatggaagaccccagggGAAGCCCGTTGCATTTGGATATTAGACCATGGGGTGAGACCATGACAACTATATATACGTTGCATGATATCTTGtggttgtatgttatgtggtattttggggaactcactaagctttgtgcttacagttttcaatttatgtttcaggtactttggttttcaaTTGAAAAGGCTCAGGATGATTGTAGAACACACACCGCATGTTTCTGTTTTCTGTGATATACTCTGATTGACAAAGCTATGTTAAAAATTAATTTACCCTGGTTTTTATGGAAAAGAcgtgtattaacgatttattaatctaaaaataaaatttttaagtcATGATTTTGGAGCATTACATGAGAAGATCGGGTGTATCCGATAGGGGTGAGCAAACCCCAACCAAGAAACCGAGAAACCGACTAAAACCGAtgaaaccgaaaccgaaaccgaTAAAACCAAAACCGAAGCATAATCGACGATTATGTTttcttttatatattaaataattatattttcttttatctttttttttaaataacaaaaaacttcataaatgatCTATGTTTTGTGAAATGACGGAAATGTCTTTTTATTAACGGTAAAAAGATGACGGTGTCAGCTAAAATGATTATTTGATAAAAATTTTGAAACTATAGGGACTATCTTTTAAGGTTTTTGAAACTTAAAGGCTAAacttctgattttataaaaccacATAAACCATttataaaattttgtcaaataaGTATCTTAAATGATGATTGTTTGATATTCtaagaaaataacaaaataaattaaaaaacaagTTAAATAGAGATTTTACCGTTAAATGAAGTTATAATAATGCCAAGAAGAGAGAACAATATATTGAAAAAGTATATACTGAGCATGACAGCATATGACGTCACAAAGCAACACGTCACCAGGTATGCAGCAATAATTTTCAaagctctctctctttctctctcctgcCCAGACTGCCCGCTTTTCCCACTTCCTCTCACGATACTGACCGCTTTGTTTTATGCTGTTCCAATCAACTCCTTCCTGGCCACCTGTATTACCCTTCGTAGTCGAGGGTATAATTGGAAACTTCAGCTCCTGTTCCTGTCATATGGGCAACAACACTCCATTTAGCATTTTTAAAGTAATATTATATGTAcctctttttatttttaaatatgccTCCACTTATCCTATTTCAACATCTATCAatttataaaatcaaaaatacattGTTAGAATTAGTTTTACTTTGTCAAATGGACGGGACAAAGTTTGCATTTAAAATGTTCAAACTAAACATGATACAAAACTAagctataataataataataataataataataataataataataattaatattattattattattattaacgaaatcaactataaataataataatatatttataatttatataatgaaattataaaataaagtatataactaaaactaaaataattttctattattataattgttgttaataatataataatatacatagagagagagctaggttcaaatatgGATTGATATTTATTATGCAGACACGTGGATATTGCTATTTTATgagaatgatatatatatatatatatatatatatatatatatatatatatatatatatataatattagcatatataattaatatttatgatAGATATTAAAAACCAGGTAATTTGTATCCCAATAAGAGAGTGCATTTAGCTTCACCTTCATGGCTTCATATTGATTACAAaactatataattaatatttgtgATGGATATATAACACATTCAATGAAAAACTACTTATATCAAAGATactttaaatagaaaaaaaaatatctttATATGAAACAACACATTCCAAATCATATTAATGTTGTAAGAAATGTAGATGTGAGGCAAACATAGGAAAGTAAATCAAAGTTAGCAACAGATACAAATATATGTAAATCAAATTAGAAGTGTATAGATTTGACTTTTAAGAAACAACAAAATAGAACAATTATCTAATTTATAACCatcatttcattaaaaaaattctAGAAAAAACCTTAGAAACCCAAATATATTATCTCTTAATGCTTAAAATAACCATCACgttatatatatttcaatcatTAAAACCATTTTAGTCATATTTTTGTTCATTAAAAGCATTTTTTCTTAATGTTTCGTGActattttatgtttttgtttttaaaaatttcTACAATCAAaacttatgaagttattatactGGTTTCAATgaacaattaaataaaaatacatttctgtaTTATAGTTTTATTGAAATCAAAATGCTATAAAATAGTCACAAAatattaatttagataaaatcaaaaataacatgatatgttaatagataaaaaaaatgatatattCTTTTAGatatttatattgattttttttttagattttcccAAAACTTTATTACGACAGTAATTGCGTAATTGGTCCATGTTAACTGCTATGATTGAATTTTAGggattttattctttttttcttgGGTTGAAGAAGTCAGCCATTTTGTGAGATTTCAAATCTTTATTTTGAGTACTTCACATATACACATTGCTGGGTGGTGGGTGCTTTTGAACGCAAGAGTATATCTGAATCTGATACAGCTTGCACTCTCTTTCTCTATCGTCTTCCATCTCCATTTCCATTTTTTTATGCGATCTGAATCTCTTTTTGTTCCtacaaaattaattttataaaaagttgCAATCTTTTTTGAAAATTCTCAACTTGGCCTTTTCAATTCCCACTTAAAACCTCCATTTTGGTGGAGTTTTGAGGGAATTTTCTGTTGTATGCAAGTCAAAGACCCTTTTTCTCTTCCTTTTCGAGGTGAGTGTCATCAATCATCATTTTCCACTTTTCATCTCAAATGGGTTTTGATTTTTACATCTAATTTCTTCATCTTTCAACCAAGAACAACCGCTCAAATGACAAATATAGCAAAACTTCCGATCTTTTCGGTTTCTGGGTTTGATTTATGATATCCAATTACCCGCCAgtttgatttttagggtttgtgttaAAACGATGACATCTAGTAATCAAGAAGCTGTAAAAAAATTGGAGTCTTTACATGTTATGAAATCAAAAGGGAACAAGAAAAAGTGGAAAAACGATGAAGGTTCCGTTGGGTGTTGGAATAAATGGGGGTGTCTCGGCAGCTGTGTTTCTTCAAGATCTAAAGTCGATAGCTCCACAAGTGGCATCAGTTCTCAATTCGGTAAATTATTGCTCCTTTTTTCGTTTCATTTAACAAGATTATCATAATTGAAGTTGGAATCGTTATTATCGCAGAAAGTAAATCAGGTAACGATACAAGCAAAGATCAAACGGTGGTGGCTCCGATAGTATCTCCGACCACCAGTGGCGGAAACAATTTGTCGAGTCCAAAACCAGAAGATGCAATCAAAGTTGCTTCTCaacttcgaaaatttgctttcaATGATCTTAAAATGGCGACAAGAAATTTCAGACCCGAAAGTCTTCTCGGTGAAGGTGGTTTTGGGTGTGTGTTTAAAGGCTGGATTGAAGAGAACGGCACCGCTCCGGTGAAGCCCGGCACCGGACTTACAGTCGCCGTGAAAACGCTGAATCAGGACGGACTTCAGGGTCATAAAGAGTGGCTGGTTCGATTCTATTATTTTTCCTATTTCcatctaattataccaaaaatatatcGTCGAATGATTCGAATCATTTTAATTCTATATCTGAAAATCTGAAAAAAGATGGTGTTTTTCTCAGGcagaagtggatttcctaggtgATCTTGTGAATCCGAATTTGGTTAAATTGATCGGTTATTGCAACGAAGATGATCAACGGTTGTTAGTTTATGAGTTCTTGCCTCGTGGGAGCTTGGAGAATCACTTGTTCAGAAGTATGTTATTACCCCCTTCATCTTTttgaaaaatacataaaaacCCTTGTACTTTCCCCATTTTAACgatttcaaccctttaattaatttatttttcttattgTAGGATCATTGCCTCTTCCATGGTCTATTAGGATGAAAATTGCTCTTGGTGCTGCAAAGGGGCTTGCTTTCCTTCACGAAGAAGCGAAAAGACCCGTGATTTATCGTGATTTTAAAACCTCCAACATTTTGTTAGATGCGGTATGCAACAAGAAAACTTTgtgttttaatttttcttttaagaGTATTGTTTCTTTTTGTAAATTTATTTCTAATGATTTGTTTTTATTCAGGAATATAACGCCAAACTTTCCGATTTTGGCCTTGCTAAAGATGGCCCAGAGGGTGATAAAACTCACATATCGACACGTGTCATGGGAACTTACGGTTACGCCGCCCCGGAATACGTTATGACAGGTCTTTTATCCTTTTATGTGTTTGCttactttttgtttattttttacttATTGAACTTAACAGTAACAATAACAGCAACAAGTAACAGAGACGCACATACAAAAtgataaaatggtcttttgttGTCATTTAGCATTAATTATAGACAAAaatataaaatggtcatttactatcATTCATCATtactttcaaaagaaaaaaaaaatgataaaatggtcatttactaaCAAATTGGTAAAATAGTCATATCTATTGTTTGTACAATGCAAAAAAGTAACATCACACATCATATGTCAAGACAACACATTATACGGTCAACATTTGATAAAAAAATGCCCTTATTGTTGTGTCTTGTTTTATGTTGTCTCTTTTAGGACATTTGAGTATAAGAAGTGATGTATATAGCTTTGGTGTTGTTTTACTCGAAATGTTGACCGGGCGAAGGTCAATGGACAAAAACCGTCCAAACGGGGAACACAATCTCGTTGAGTGGGCCCGCCCACATTTATTAGAGAGAAGACGGTTTTACCGGTTAATCGATCCACGGTTAGAAGGCCATTTCTCAATAAAAGGGGCCCAAAAGGCTGCACAACTTGCGTCCCGTTGTCTTAGCCGTGACCCAAAAGCCCGGCCCTTAATGAGTGAAGTGGTTGAATGTCTTGAACCATTACCGGCCCTTAAAGACATGGCGGGCTCTTCTTATTACCTTCAAACGGTTCAATCCGAACGGGTCGGCTCGGGTTCGGATGGGTCTCGGGCACGGGGTGGGTCGTTTTCAAGAAACGGGCAGCAACAGCCACGGACCTTGTCGATACCTCGGGCATCGCCTCATCACCATCAGTTTATTAAGGACTCACCGAAGCCGAATGAGAAGCAATAACAAAGGGCACAATTGGTGTTAAATTTATTGTGAAAAAAATCCCAATTTGGGAGAATGTAATTTATGATATGACATTTTTATTAACATTGTATCATATTTTGTTGTTTAATTAGTATGATGAATTGATCGTATTGGCATGTTGTTTAACGTTTACACATGATTTGTGTGATGTATAATACTAGAGATATATAGAAATATCGACCACAATGATTATTGATTATTGTATCATGTATTTTTGTCGCTAATATGATACAAAGAAAGTAACAACATTCCAAACTCAAACTTGTCCTAAATTGGTCCTAAAATACTTTACACTGATTATCAAACCAGCATAAAACCAGGCCAAATAAGTCGTAAACTATAgtgtttaaatattttttaaactcTGGGCTGGGCTTACGTTGTATTTCACGATTCACATCTAACTTTTGGCCCATAATTAAGTTATGGTACAAAACGTTACATGAATAACATGATTATTCCGGTCCAACCTATAGGACCAAATCGAGTTTTTGAATTTAGATAAAAATGATAATTATTATAACCAAAACTTTTTTTACATATATTCTAAAACTTCCATTCACCAATCTTCAAAGCACGTGAAGTTAATGATTTATTACATATTCACGTTTTTCCAGGTTTTGTTTGTGGTTTCAAGACGTAAGTTATATgacatccctattctaataaaagaataattttattctccttttgataCGTGTCATCCTATTAGGTCTactaattaatgtatattttattctccttttgtcatgtgtcaccttATTATGTCTCTTAATTAATGTATCACTTGTCAACtccatttcaatttcaaattttaaaatttccactttaattacattaaattaataatattataataaaaattaaaataaaaataatacaaatgatataatttcacatagttatttaaatcaattattaaaatttatataactgAAAAAActctaaattaataatttatttaaaataattaattaataattttgagtttttattataaaaatttaattaattttgtaaccgtggttctcacgggttataaactagttggtAAT
The genomic region above belongs to Lactuca sativa cultivar Salinas chromosome 4, Lsat_Salinas_v11, whole genome shotgun sequence and contains:
- the LOC111909778 gene encoding serine/threonine-protein kinase PBL34, whose amino-acid sequence is MTSSNQEAVKKLESLHVMKSKGNKKKWKNDEGSVGCWNKWGCLGSCVSSRSKVDSSTSGISSQFESKSGNDTSKDQTVVAPIVSPTTSGGNNLSSPKPEDAIKVASQLRKFAFNDLKMATRNFRPESLLGEGGFGCVFKGWIEENGTAPVKPGTGLTVAVKTLNQDGLQGHKEWLAEVDFLGDLVNPNLVKLIGYCNEDDQRLLVYEFLPRGSLENHLFRRSLPLPWSIRMKIALGAAKGLAFLHEEAKRPVIYRDFKTSNILLDAEYNAKLSDFGLAKDGPEGDKTHISTRVMGTYGYAAPEYVMTGHLSIRSDVYSFGVVLLEMLTGRRSMDKNRPNGEHNLVEWARPHLLERRRFYRLIDPRLEGHFSIKGAQKAAQLASRCLSRDPKARPLMSEVVECLEPLPALKDMAGSSYYLQTVQSERVGSGSDGSRARGGSFSRNGQQQPRTLSIPRASPHHHQFIKDSPKPNEKQ